In Ochrobactrum vermis, the following proteins share a genomic window:
- a CDS encoding branched-chain amino acid ABC transporter substrate-binding protein: MKKSLFAGVALAAVMAFGGSAWADVVLGIGAPLTGPNAVYGAQIQKGAEAAIKEVNDAGGINGEKISISLGDDVSDPKQGISVANKFAADGVKYVIGHFNSGVSIPASEVYAENGILEISPAATNPVYTERQLWNTFRTCGRDDQQGIVAGQYIFDHFKDAKIAVIHDKTPYGQGLADETKKKLNELGTKEAVYEGVNVGEKDFSALIAKLKQAGVNVVYWGGLHPEAGLIIRQMADQGLKAQFISGDGIVSNELASIAGPAVEGTLNTFGPDPRNNPNNADLVKKFRDAGFEPEAYTLYSYAAVQSLAQAAKAAGSNDPQEIAKALKEKGPFKTVLGDLSYDEKGDPKLPGYVMYKWEKGADGKFTYIQQ; encoded by the coding sequence ATGAAGAAATCGCTTTTCGCAGGCGTTGCTCTTGCAGCAGTTATGGCTTTCGGGGGCTCGGCTTGGGCTGATGTAGTTCTGGGTATCGGTGCACCTTTGACGGGTCCAAACGCCGTTTACGGCGCACAGATCCAGAAGGGCGCGGAAGCCGCGATCAAGGAAGTCAACGATGCGGGCGGCATCAATGGCGAGAAAATTTCGATCTCGCTCGGCGATGACGTTTCGGATCCGAAGCAGGGCATTTCCGTTGCCAACAAGTTTGCTGCCGACGGCGTGAAATATGTCATCGGTCACTTCAACTCCGGCGTTTCGATCCCGGCTTCGGAAGTCTATGCCGAAAACGGCATTCTCGAAATCTCGCCTGCTGCGACCAATCCGGTCTACACCGAGCGCCAGCTCTGGAACACGTTCCGTACCTGCGGCCGTGATGACCAGCAGGGCATCGTTGCCGGTCAGTATATCTTCGACCATTTCAAGGACGCGAAGATCGCCGTCATTCACGACAAGACCCCTTACGGTCAGGGCCTTGCCGACGAAACCAAGAAGAAGCTCAACGAACTTGGTACCAAGGAAGCCGTCTACGAAGGCGTGAACGTTGGTGAAAAGGACTTCTCCGCTCTGATCGCCAAGCTCAAGCAGGCTGGCGTGAATGTGGTTTACTGGGGCGGTCTGCATCCGGAAGCCGGTCTCATTATTCGTCAGATGGCCGATCAGGGTCTGAAAGCCCAGTTCATCTCGGGCGATGGCATCGTGTCGAACGAGTTGGCATCGATTGCAGGTCCAGCTGTCGAAGGTACGCTGAACACCTTCGGTCCTGATCCGCGCAACAACCCGAACAATGCCGATCTGGTGAAGAAGTTCCGCGATGCGGGCTTTGAACCGGAAGCCTACACGCTTTATTCCTATGCGGCTGTTCAGTCGCTGGCTCAGGCCGCAAAGGCAGCCGGCAGCAACGATCCGCAGGAAATCGCCAAGGCGCTCAAGGAAAAGGGTCCGTTCAAGACCGTGCTCGGCGACCTCTCCTATGATGAAAAGGGCGATCCGAAGCTTCCTGGCTACGTCATGTACAAGTGGGAAAAGGGTGCCGACGGGAAATTTACTTACATTCAGCAGTAA
- a CDS encoding branched-chain amino acid ABC transporter substrate-binding protein: MKKSLFCGVCLSALVAMGGVSFADIQLGVGAPLTGSQAAFGEQIKRGVEAAVAEANAKGGMNGEQITIVYGDDAADPKQGISVANKFVGDGVQFVIGHFNSGVSIPTSDIYAENGVLMIAPGTTNPTFTERELWNTFRTCRRDDQQGIVAGKYMADNYKDGKVAILHDKTPYGQGLADETKKSLNANGMKEALYEGVNQGDKDFSALISKMKAAGITAVYWGGMHPEAGLLIRQMADQGLKAQFISGDGIVSNELASIAGDAVGGVMNTFGPDPRDDKANAELIKAFRDKGFEPEAYTFYAYAGVQSLVNAANASGSNDPQEVATAMKEKGPFKTVLGDISFDTKGDPSLSPYVMFEWRKGEDGKYNYFQK; the protein is encoded by the coding sequence ATGAAGAAATCCTTATTCTGTGGCGTTTGCCTTTCCGCACTGGTTGCGATGGGCGGCGTATCCTTTGCCGACATCCAGCTCGGCGTCGGTGCACCGTTGACCGGCAGCCAGGCAGCTTTCGGCGAGCAGATCAAGCGTGGTGTCGAAGCGGCTGTTGCAGAAGCCAATGCCAAGGGCGGCATGAACGGCGAACAGATCACCATCGTCTATGGCGACGACGCCGCCGACCCGAAGCAGGGCATTTCGGTTGCAAACAAGTTCGTTGGCGATGGCGTCCAGTTCGTGATCGGCCACTTCAATTCCGGCGTCAGCATTCCGACTTCGGACATCTACGCTGAAAACGGCGTGCTGATGATTGCACCGGGCACCACCAACCCGACCTTCACCGAACGTGAACTGTGGAACACCTTCCGTACCTGCCGTCGCGATGACCAGCAGGGTATCGTTGCCGGCAAATATATGGCCGACAACTACAAGGACGGCAAAGTTGCCATCCTTCACGACAAGACCCCTTACGGTCAGGGCCTTGCCGATGAAACCAAGAAATCACTCAATGCGAACGGCATGAAGGAAGCGCTCTACGAAGGCGTGAACCAGGGCGACAAGGATTTCTCCGCGCTCATCTCCAAGATGAAGGCCGCTGGCATCACGGCGGTTTACTGGGGCGGTATGCATCCGGAAGCAGGTCTGCTCATCCGTCAGATGGCTGATCAGGGCCTCAAGGCACAGTTCATTTCGGGCGATGGCATCGTGTCCAACGAACTGGCCTCGATTGCCGGTGATGCTGTGGGCGGCGTCATGAATACCTTCGGTCCCGATCCGCGTGACGACAAGGCGAATGCCGAACTCATCAAGGCGTTCCGCGACAAGGGATTTGAGCCGGAAGCCTACACCTTCTACGCTTATGCCGGTGTGCAGTCGCTGGTGAATGCCGCCAATGCTTCTGGCAGCAACGATCCGCAGGAAGTTGCGACCGCGATGAAGGAAAAGGGTCCGTTCAAGACCGTGCTCGGCGACATCTCCTTCGATACGAAGGGTGATCCGAGCCTTTCGCCTTATGTCATGTTCGAATGGCGCAAGGGTGAAGATGGAAAGTATAATTACTTCCAGAAGTAA
- a CDS encoding ABC transporter ATP-binding protein, with protein sequence MQAETMQKKQPLLAVEKVETYYGNICALKGIDLSVDEGEIVALIGANGAGKSTLMMTIFGSPKARTGRILFNGKDITSMPPHEIAKLRIAQSPEGRRIFPRMTVLENLQMGASLDHQQYFEEDVKLMFDLFPRLKERINQRGGTLSGGEQQMLAIARALMARPKLLLLDEPSLGLAPLIVKQIFEAIKELNRTQGLTVFLVEQNAFGALKLADRGYVMVNGSITMSGAGRELLADPEVRAAYLEGGRH encoded by the coding sequence ATGCAGGCTGAAACCATGCAGAAAAAGCAACCGCTTCTCGCCGTCGAGAAGGTCGAGACCTATTACGGCAATATTTGCGCCCTGAAGGGCATTGACCTGAGTGTGGACGAGGGCGAAATCGTGGCGCTGATCGGTGCCAATGGCGCCGGCAAGTCGACGCTCATGATGACGATCTTCGGCTCGCCGAAGGCGCGTACCGGCCGCATTCTCTTCAACGGCAAGGATATCACTTCCATGCCGCCGCACGAGATTGCCAAGCTTCGCATCGCGCAGTCGCCGGAAGGCCGTCGCATCTTTCCGCGCATGACGGTTCTGGAGAATCTCCAGATGGGGGCAAGCCTCGATCATCAGCAATACTTCGAAGAAGACGTGAAGCTGATGTTCGATCTGTTCCCGCGACTGAAGGAGCGCATCAACCAGCGTGGTGGCACGCTTTCAGGCGGCGAACAGCAGATGCTGGCTATCGCCCGCGCACTGATGGCGCGTCCGAAGCTTCTGCTTCTGGATGAACCGTCGCTCGGTCTGGCGCCGCTGATCGTGAAGCAGATTTTCGAGGCGATCAAGGAACTGAACCGCACGCAGGGGCTGACAGTGTTTCTCGTCGAGCAGAACGCATTCGGCGCGCTCAAGCTTGCTGACCGCGGTTATGTGATGGTCAACGGCTCAATCACTATGAGCGGCGCTGGCCGCGAGTTGCTGGCTGATCCGGAAGTCCGCGCTGCTTATCTCGAAGGCGGAAGGCACTAG
- a CDS encoding DeoR/GlpR family DNA-binding transcription regulator: protein MVTELLLHERQARIQELLQQSGRVLATELAESFGVSEDTIRRDLREMAAAGLCRRVYGGALRAVPEPSPLAERDSERPQAKAALAAVLAGLVKPGMTVFLDASSVNTALARLLVERGEAITVVTNTPSIAAILMGSPEVELIMIGGPIDRRVSAAVGARALRDAELLRPDLCVLGACGIAAEIGVTALHLDDAEFKRVIAGRSRTVALAITSDKLGTVAAHDVVPLDDVGVMAVEYDADEAALAPYVASGMKILRAAADRN from the coding sequence ATGGTGACAGAGCTTCTGCTTCACGAAAGACAGGCGCGCATTCAGGAACTGCTACAACAGTCGGGCCGTGTGCTGGCGACTGAACTGGCTGAAAGCTTCGGCGTGTCCGAGGATACGATCCGGCGTGATCTGCGCGAGATGGCGGCGGCGGGACTTTGCAGGCGTGTCTATGGTGGCGCGTTGCGTGCCGTGCCTGAGCCATCCCCGCTTGCCGAACGGGATTCAGAACGCCCCCAGGCCAAGGCCGCACTGGCCGCAGTATTGGCCGGACTGGTCAAGCCCGGCATGACGGTATTTCTCGATGCGTCTTCGGTGAATACGGCGCTGGCGCGGCTTCTGGTCGAGCGCGGCGAGGCCATCACTGTCGTCACCAATACGCCGTCCATTGCCGCAATTCTCATGGGTTCACCGGAGGTCGAACTGATCATGATCGGCGGCCCCATCGACCGGCGGGTCAGCGCTGCCGTTGGTGCACGCGCTTTGCGTGATGCAGAGCTGTTGCGCCCTGATCTTTGCGTTTTGGGTGCGTGCGGTATTGCTGCCGAAATCGGCGTGACGGCGCTGCATCTGGACGATGCGGAATTCAAACGGGTGATTGCCGGACGCAGTCGGACGGTGGCGCTTGCCATCACCAGCGACAAGCTGGGTACGGTTGCCGCTCATGATGTCGTTCCTCTGGACGATGTTGGTGTCATGGCTGTCGAATATGATGCGGATGAAGCGGCGCTTGCGCCCTATGTGGCATCGGGTATGAAGATTTTACGTGCGGCAGCGGACCGCAACTGA
- a CDS encoding MFS transporter, whose translation MEQVSGREDAAPARAPIVTRERIAVALLFLMNGYIFGGWAPKIPEFAERLGLDSAGMGLMILVFGLGSLAMMPVAGALSAHRGSGMVVRIFALAFIPALLVIAFVPNVITAVIVMFYFGGTMAAMDVSMNANAVAVEKKMRRAIMSSCHAFWSLGGLIGAATGGFLIAQFGSTVHALVTTIVAAILIAVAWPSIIPDTEHHHPSGEKQKLTLPRNPLPWLVGVMALFSMVPEGAILDWGAYHMRQDLGASVTVAGFGFAAFSGSMAIMRFAGDLVRDRFGAVKTLRACTVIAIIGMLIVGFGNSSTTAIIGFAICGIGISNMVPIAFSMAGNMPGVNPSVGLSVATTLGYSGMLVAPSLIGFVAKHSGFGVVFLALPILLLVVLAFSSLARYADHKH comes from the coding sequence ATGGAACAGGTTTCCGGACGCGAAGATGCGGCGCCTGCGCGTGCGCCGATTGTCACCAGAGAGCGGATTGCGGTTGCGCTCCTCTTTCTGATGAACGGCTATATTTTCGGCGGTTGGGCCCCGAAAATCCCGGAATTTGCGGAGCGTCTCGGGCTTGATAGTGCTGGTATGGGGCTGATGATCCTCGTCTTCGGGCTTGGTTCCCTGGCCATGATGCCGGTCGCAGGCGCCCTATCGGCGCATCGTGGTTCGGGCATGGTGGTGCGCATTTTTGCGCTTGCCTTCATTCCGGCGCTGCTGGTCATCGCATTTGTGCCGAATGTGATCACGGCGGTGATCGTGATGTTCTATTTCGGCGGAACCATGGCTGCGATGGATGTGTCGATGAATGCCAATGCGGTGGCGGTCGAGAAAAAGATGCGCCGGGCGATCATGTCATCCTGCCATGCTTTCTGGAGCCTCGGCGGCCTGATCGGCGCTGCCACGGGGGGCTTTCTCATTGCACAATTCGGCTCGACGGTTCATGCGCTGGTCACGACGATTGTCGCTGCCATCTTGATCGCTGTCGCCTGGCCCTCGATTATCCCGGACACGGAGCATCATCATCCGAGCGGCGAAAAGCAGAAGCTGACCTTGCCGCGCAATCCTCTGCCGTGGCTTGTCGGTGTCATGGCGCTGTTTTCCATGGTGCCGGAAGGGGCGATTCTCGATTGGGGCGCTTATCATATGCGCCAGGATCTCGGTGCCTCCGTCACGGTGGCAGGCTTCGGCTTTGCGGCCTTTTCGGGTTCGATGGCCATCATGCGTTTTGCGGGCGATCTGGTTCGCGACCGGTTCGGGGCGGTCAAAACCCTGCGCGCCTGCACGGTCATTGCCATCATCGGTATGCTGATCGTCGGTTTCGGAAACAGCTCAACCACAGCGATTATCGGCTTCGCGATCTGCGGAATCGGTATTTCCAACATGGTGCCGATAGCCTTCTCGATGGCTGGCAACATGCCGGGTGTCAATCCCAGCGTTGGCCTATCCGTTGCAACGACGCTTGGCTATTCCGGCATGCTGGTGGCGCCTTCACTGATCGGTTTCGTTGCCAAGCATAGCGGCTTTGGCGTGGTGTTCCTGGCGCTTCCGATCTTGCTTCTAGTCGTGCTGGCATTCTCAAGTCTGGCCCGATACGCCGATCATAAGCACTGA
- the pyc gene encoding pyruvate carboxylase — protein sequence MSFAPKPIRKILVANRSEIAIRVFRAANELGLKTVAIWAEEDKLSLHRFKADESYQVGRGPHLDRDLGPIESYLSIDEIIRVAKLSGADAIHPGYGLLSESPEFAEACAENDIIFIGPKAETMRRLGNKVAARNLAIEIGVPVVPATDPLPDDMEEVKKLAAEIGYPLMLKASWGGGGRGMRAIRAEAHLAREVTEAKREAKAAFGKDEVYLEKLIERARHVEVQILGDTHGNAVHLFERDCSIQRRNQKVVERAPAPYLNDGQRQELADYGLKIAHATDYIGAGTVEFLMDVDSGKFYFIEVNPRIQVEHTVTEQVTGIDIVKAQIHILEGFAIGTPESGVPRQEDIRLNGHALQCRITTEDPEQNFIPDYGRIQAYRSASGFGIRLDGGTAYSGAFITRYYDPLLVKVTASGATPLEAIRRMDRALREFRIRGVATNLTFLEAIINHPKFQANDYTTRFIDTTPELFEQVKRQDRATKLLTYIADVTVNGHPETKGRAKPAKDAAKPRVPWFGDGLGKERPVADGTKQRLDQLGPKKFAEWVRNEKRALITDTTMRDGHQSLLATRMRTYDIARIANSYAQALPNLFSLECWGGATFDVSMRFLTEDPWERLALVREAAPNLLLQMLLRGANGVGYKSYPDNVVKYFVREAARGGIDLFRVFDSLNWVENMRVSMDAVLEENKLCEAAICYTGDILNPERAKYDLKYYVNLAKEVEKAGAHIIAVKDMAGLLKPAAARVLFKALREETDLPIHFHTHDTSGISAATVLAAIDAGVDVVDAAMDALSGNTSQPCLGSIVEALHGTERDPGLDPDSIRRISFYWEAVRNQYAAFESDLKGPASEVYLHEMPGGQFTNLKEQARSLGLETRWHEVAQSYADVNRMFGDIVKVTPSSKVVGDMALMMVSQDLTVADVENPAKDIAFPDSVVSMMRGDLGQPPSGWPKALQKKILKGEEPFIARPGALLEPADLNAEREGVEETVDRKISDQEFASALMYPKVFTDYASAQETYGPTSVLPTPVYFYGLKPEEEVFVDLERGKTLVIVNQAMSETDEKGMVTVFFELNGQPRRIKVPNRAKGASGGVRRKVDAGNDRQVGAPMPGVVSTVAVATGQKVSQGDVLLSIEAMKMETAIHAERDGTIAEVLVRPGEQIDAKDLLVVYSE from the coding sequence TTGTCTTTCGCCCCAAAGCCTATCCGGAAAATTCTGGTCGCCAACCGATCTGAAATCGCAATCCGCGTATTCCGCGCCGCCAATGAGCTGGGACTCAAAACGGTGGCCATATGGGCTGAGGAAGACAAACTTTCCCTGCACCGCTTCAAGGCCGATGAAAGCTATCAGGTTGGGCGCGGCCCACATCTGGATCGCGATCTTGGTCCGATTGAAAGCTATCTTTCCATCGATGAGATTATTCGCGTCGCCAAGCTTTCGGGTGCCGATGCGATCCATCCCGGCTACGGCCTTTTGTCGGAAAGCCCGGAATTTGCCGAGGCCTGTGCCGAGAACGATATCATCTTCATCGGTCCGAAGGCGGAGACCATGCGCCGTCTCGGCAACAAGGTCGCGGCACGCAATCTTGCTATTGAAATCGGGGTGCCGGTGGTTCCGGCCACCGATCCGCTTCCTGACGATATGGAGGAAGTGAAGAAGCTTGCGGCAGAAATCGGCTATCCGCTTATGCTGAAGGCGAGCTGGGGCGGTGGCGGTCGCGGCATGCGTGCCATCCGCGCCGAGGCTCATCTCGCTCGCGAAGTGACGGAAGCCAAGCGCGAGGCCAAGGCTGCATTCGGCAAGGATGAAGTTTATCTTGAAAAGCTCATCGAGCGTGCGCGACACGTCGAAGTGCAGATATTGGGTGATACGCATGGCAATGCGGTTCATCTTTTCGAGCGTGACTGCTCGATCCAGCGACGTAACCAGAAAGTTGTGGAGCGTGCGCCAGCGCCTTATCTCAACGACGGACAGCGTCAGGAGCTTGCGGATTATGGTCTGAAGATCGCCCATGCCACCGATTATATCGGCGCGGGTACCGTTGAATTCCTGATGGATGTGGATAGCGGCAAGTTCTATTTCATCGAGGTCAATCCGCGCATTCAGGTCGAACACACGGTTACCGAACAGGTGACCGGCATCGATATCGTCAAGGCGCAGATCCATATTCTGGAAGGCTTTGCCATCGGCACACCGGAATCGGGCGTGCCGCGTCAGGAGGACATTCGCCTCAACGGCCATGCGCTTCAGTGCCGTATTACCACGGAAGACCCTGAACAGAATTTCATTCCCGATTACGGCCGCATTCAGGCCTATCGCTCGGCATCGGGCTTCGGCATTCGTCTTGATGGCGGCACGGCCTATTCGGGCGCGTTCATCACGCGCTATTACGATCCTTTGCTGGTGAAGGTCACTGCTTCGGGCGCGACGCCGCTGGAAGCCATCCGCCGTATGGATCGCGCACTGCGCGAGTTCCGTATTCGCGGTGTTGCGACGAACCTGACCTTCCTCGAAGCGATCATCAATCATCCGAAGTTTCAGGCCAACGACTACACGACCCGCTTCATCGACACGACGCCGGAATTGTTCGAGCAGGTGAAGCGACAGGATCGCGCCACCAAGCTTTTGACCTATATTGCCGATGTGACTGTCAATGGCCATCCCGAGACCAAGGGGCGGGCTAAGCCGGCTAAGGATGCCGCCAAGCCACGTGTGCCGTGGTTCGGCGACGGTCTTGGCAAAGAGAGACCGGTTGCCGATGGAACGAAGCAGCGTCTTGATCAGCTCGGGCCGAAGAAGTTCGCGGAATGGGTACGCAATGAAAAGCGTGCGCTGATTACCGATACGACCATGCGTGACGGTCATCAGTCGCTTCTGGCGACGCGTATGCGCACTTACGACATCGCCCGCATCGCCAATTCTTACGCGCAGGCACTGCCGAACCTGTTCTCGCTGGAATGCTGGGGCGGCGCGACTTTCGACGTTTCGATGCGCTTCCTCACCGAAGACCCGTGGGAGCGTCTGGCACTGGTGCGTGAAGCTGCGCCGAACCTTCTCCTGCAGATGCTTTTGCGTGGTGCGAACGGTGTCGGTTACAAATCCTATCCCGACAATGTCGTGAAGTATTTTGTGCGCGAGGCGGCACGCGGCGGTATCGATCTGTTCCGCGTTTTCGACAGTCTCAACTGGGTCGAGAACATGCGCGTATCGATGGATGCGGTGCTGGAGGAAAACAAGCTCTGTGAAGCGGCGATCTGCTACACCGGTGATATCCTCAATCCGGAGCGCGCCAAATATGATCTCAAATATTACGTCAATCTGGCGAAAGAGGTCGAAAAGGCAGGCGCGCATATCATCGCCGTCAAGGATATGGCGGGGCTTTTGAAACCTGCCGCGGCGCGCGTTCTGTTCAAGGCGCTGCGCGAGGAAACCGATCTGCCGATCCATTTCCATACGCATGATACGTCGGGCATTTCGGCGGCGACCGTGCTTGCGGCAATCGATGCGGGCGTGGATGTGGTCGATGCGGCGATGGATGCGCTGTCCGGCAACACATCGCAGCCTTGCCTCGGTTCCATCGTCGAGGCACTGCACGGAACCGAGCGTGATCCGGGGCTCGACCCGGATTCGATCCGCCGTATCTCCTTCTATTGGGAAGCCGTGCGCAATCAATATGCCGCCTTCGAAAGCGATCTCAAGGGACCGGCTTCGGAAGTCTATCTGCATGAAATGCCGGGTGGTCAGTTCACCAATCTGAAGGAGCAGGCCCGTTCGCTCGGACTTGAAACCCGCTGGCATGAAGTGGCGCAGTCTTATGCCGATGTGAACCGCATGTTCGGCGATATCGTCAAGGTCACGCCATCCTCCAAGGTTGTGGGCGACATGGCGCTGATGATGGTCAGCCAGGATCTGACCGTCGCCGACGTCGAAAATCCGGCAAAGGATATTGCTTTCCCGGATTCCGTGGTGTCGATGATGCGCGGCGATCTCGGTCAGCCGCCATCGGGATGGCCGAAGGCGCTGCAGAAGAAAATTCTGAAAGGTGAAGAGCCGTTCATCGCACGTCCCGGCGCGTTGCTCGAACCTGCCGATCTCAATGCCGAACGTGAAGGGGTCGAGGAGACGGTCGATCGCAAGATTTCCGATCAGGAATTCGCATCGGCGTTGATGTATCCGAAGGTCTTCACCGATTATGCGTCCGCGCAGGAAACCTATGGTCCGACGAGCGTTCTGCCGACGCCAGTCTATTTCTACGGCCTGAAGCCGGAAGAAGAAGTCTTCGTCGATCTGGAACGCGGCAAGACGCTGGTGATCGTCAATCAGGCGATGAGCGAGACCGACGAGAAGGGCATGGTGACCGTGTTCTTCGAGCTGAATGGCCAGCCACGTCGTATCAAGGTGCCGAACCGCGCCAAGGGCGCTTCCGGCGGTGTCCGTCGCAAGGTGGATGCCGGAAACGACCGCCAAGTCGGTGCGCCGATGCCGGGTGTTGTCTCCACGGTTGCCGTTGCAACGGGCCAGAAGGTTTCGCAGGGCGATGTGCTACTCTCCATCGAAGCGATGAAGATGGAAACGGCCATCCATGCCGAGCGCGACGGCACCATTGCCGAAGTGCTGGTGCGCCCCGGTGAACAGATCGACGCGAAGGATCTCTTGGTCGTCTATTCGGAATAG
- a CDS encoding DUF6867 family protein produces MQGILYEEPSFGLFFLITCLLGGWAAWMTGRACASTWRTYPQLLLYLIPLGAAVRFIHFALFEGTLLSFHYYLVDTIVLMIIGTVGFRFTRTKQMVRQYSWLYEKASPLSWKAK; encoded by the coding sequence ATGCAGGGTATTCTCTACGAAGAACCGTCATTTGGGTTGTTTTTCCTCATCACCTGTCTGCTGGGCGGCTGGGCCGCCTGGATGACGGGGCGTGCCTGTGCATCGACGTGGCGCACTTATCCGCAGCTTCTGCTCTATCTGATCCCGCTCGGAGCTGCGGTGCGCTTCATTCACTTCGCGCTGTTTGAGGGAACGCTTCTTTCGTTCCACTACTATCTGGTGGATACGATCGTGCTGATGATCATCGGCACGGTTGGCTTCCGCTTCACCCGTACCAAGCAAATGGTGAGGCAATATAGCTGGCTTTATGAAAAAGCTTCGCCTCTCAGCTGGAAGGCAAAATAA
- a CDS encoding 3-hydroxybutyrate dehydrogenase: MTDASARKTAIVTGSNSGIGLGIAHALAAAGHNVVINSFTDRDEDHALAAKLSEEHGVSVVYIAADMSKSDDCRGLIAETMNQFASADILVNNAGIQHVAPVEEFPTEQWDRIIAINLTSAFHTSAAAIPHMRKAGWGRIINIASAHGLVASPFKSAYVAAKHGIVGFTKTLALELATVKITANSICPGYVLTPLVEAQIPDQMKAYHMNRETVIHDVMLDKQPTKEFVTTAQIGAVAAFLASNAAAQINGAAIPVDGGWTAE, encoded by the coding sequence GGCGGCGGCAGGACACAACGTCGTGATCAACTCATTCACCGACCGTGACGAGGATCACGCGCTCGCGGCCAAGCTGAGCGAAGAGCATGGCGTCAGCGTGGTCTATATCGCGGCCGACATGTCGAAGAGCGACGATTGCCGCGGGCTGATCGCTGAAACCATGAACCAGTTCGCCAGCGCAGATATTCTCGTCAACAATGCCGGTATCCAGCATGTCGCTCCAGTGGAGGAATTTCCGACAGAGCAATGGGACCGCATCATTGCGATCAACCTGACATCAGCCTTTCACACATCGGCCGCCGCGATCCCGCATATGCGAAAGGCGGGCTGGGGCCGCATTATCAATATCGCCTCCGCACACGGCCTCGTGGCATCGCCGTTCAAATCGGCATATGTGGCTGCCAAGCACGGCATTGTCGGCTTCACCAAAACGCTGGCGCTGGAACTGGCGACAGTGAAGATCACCGCGAATTCCATCTGTCCCGGCTATGTACTGACCCCGCTCGTCGAGGCGCAGATACCAGACCAGATGAAGGCCTATCACATGAACCGGGAAACAGTGATCCACGACGTGATGCTCGACAAGCAACCGACAAAGGAATTCGTCACCACCGCACAGATTGGCGCTGTTGCTGCTTTCCTCGCAAGCAATGCAGCAGCGCAGATCAACGGCGCTGCCATTCCTGTCGATGGCGGATGGACGGCCGAGTAG